In Oncorhynchus tshawytscha isolate Ot180627B linkage group LG01, Otsh_v2.0, whole genome shotgun sequence, the genomic stretch ttttctctctctaccatttgtatttcatatacctttgactattggatgttctaataggtactttagtttTGCcggcctaatctcaggagttgataggcttgaagccataaacagcgcaatgcttgaagcattgcgaagagctgctggcaaacgcagtaaagtgctgtttgaatgaatgcttacgagcctgctgctgcataCCAcctctcagtcagactgctctatcaaatcatagacttaattataatataataacacacagaaatacgaaccgtggtcattaatatggtaaaatccggaaactttttggaaacaaaacatttattcttacagtgaaatacagaagcgttccgtattttatctaacgggtggcatacataagtctaaatattgctgttacattgcacaaccttcaatgttatgtcataattacgtaaaattctggcaaaactgttgcatataccctgactctgcatgcaatgaacgcaatggaagtgacacaatttccctagtttaacattgcctgctaacatgaatttcttttaactaaatatgcaggtttaaaaatatatacttctgtgtattgattttaagaaaggcattgatgtttatggttaggtacattcatgcaacgattgtgctttttttccgcaaatgcgcttttgttaaatcatcccccgtttggcgaagttggctgccTTTGTTCGGAaaaaatagtcttcacacagttcgcaacgagccaggtggcccaaactgctgcatataccctgactctgttgcactgaacgcaagagaagtgacaatttccctagttaaaataaattcatgttagcaggcaatattaactaaatatgcaggtttaaaaatatatacttgtgtattgattttaagaaaggcgttgatgattatggttaggtacacattggtgtaacgacagtgcttttttcacgaatgcgcttgttaaatcacccatttggcgaagtaggctgtaattcaatgataaattaacaggcaccacatcaATTATATGccatgcaggacaagctagataaactagtaatatcatcaaccgtgTGTAgtaaactagtgattatgttaagattgattgttttttataagatatgtttaatgctagctagcaccttaccgtggctccttgctgcactggCATAACAgctagtcagcctgccacgcagtatcctcgtggagtgcaacgtAATCatccatgatcggtgtccaaaatgcagattaccgattgttatgaaaacttgaaatcagccctaattaaaatcggccattccgattaatcggtcgaccgctATACAAAACCCATCCCTTTCACACTACCGCCAGCTATTGCCCACATAATTCTGATAGTGAAATTAGCAAAAATATTTCTGACAAACCCCTGAACCTATAGTGCACTTAGATTTAGCATTGCGTTAGGTTTGTTCAAATAGAGCTCATAATCTTAAGGGATAAATGTATCTACAGTAAGTCAACGTAACTAAAAATGTATGTGTACCTGTTGAAGGGAACCTCCTGCAGTATGCGGTCACTGCACAGAGAGAGCAGGCAATTCTTCTGCAACTGGAAAGAGAGGATCCAAGATGGCAGTCAGagaccaaacaaaacaaaacacacactctgGCCTGGTCCTCAAACAGCCCCTAGCCCGTCTGTGTTTGCAGATGGGAAGAAACTGAATATGTGGAAACAATTTgatggagaaggtgagagagtgtgtgtgcaccTGTTGGTGGTTAGGGAAGGTGCACATGGCCTCCAGCAGTAGTTGAGTGACTGTGCCCAGCAGTCTAACAGGTATGCCCGCTGCCAGGTCCTGCTTGGTCAGGTTAAACACACATGCACTGGCTGCCAACTGGACATTCAGGGTGGCAGGGTGGTTCTTCATCCCCAAAACTACCAActaaagagaacgagagagatagggagaagagaagaaattACTTTCTAAAAAGTTGTACCACTGACTAAGAGCCAGGCTGTAGTAAGATTTAGGTGGAGGTGAAGGAGACAGaatgacaaagtgtgtgtgtgtaccttgagtATGTCAGGGCGTGGTTTCTCCATGACGTGTGTGAGACTGAAGAGATGAAACAGAGCCTCTCTGACAaagccctccctctcactgtaGCGACGAAGCGCCTCACAGATCTGAGTCTCATTGGCCTCTCCTGTCACCTGTCACAGAGGACATACACAACACGTAGTGCTCTTAATATGCTGCTTCCTCTACACAAAGGCAAcatagcaagagagacagagagaaaaaaaaaagagacagTGAGACCCACCTTGAGGCTGCCCTTTCCATTGAGGAAGTTAGAGAAGCCAGCGTCTGTAGCCAGCAGACCAACAAAGGTCATCCCTGGACGCTCCTCTACAAACGCCTTGACCGCCGCATCTGTCACCtggcataacacacacacaccaggtaaacACTCTACACCAGGGTCCCCAACTACATTCACCCGTGAGCGGATGATCGGGGGACCAGAACAAAATTGCAAATTTACCATAAGAATCGCCAAAAGACGTAGCATTTGACAAAAACAGATGCCTCTGTATTCATGAGTGAGAATACCTGGGAACAGATTTCGTAAATGAAAATCAATTTGAGCTGATTTTACAGTCTTTATGTCCAACAGTGAAAATCCCAATAGGCTCGGGCCGCCGATTGGTGGACCCTGctctacacacacagccaggtctgCAATACACCCACTCACAACTCTAGTCAACTAAACTCATAGTCTGTCTCCAGTACCTGTTTGCGTCCAGACACATCCAGCGAGACCAGAGCAGGCAGGATCCCAGGCTCACCCAGCAGCTGACGAGCCACGTCTGATGTGAACTGTTTATCATCACTGATGTCCAGGTGCTGCATGgttaggttcacacacacacacacacacacacacacacacacacacacacacacaagaatcgtgtgtgtgtgtgtgtgtgtgtatcataagTAAAACCATTAGAGCACTGCAAGTAAAGTTCAGGGATAGCTAACAATCACTGTGACGGATCACTAAAAAGGTTTCAGGAACTTGGCTCAGCAATGCacactacatgacaaaaagtatgtggacacctgcttgtcgaacatctcattccaaaaataataggaattaatatggagttggtcccccctgtggtgctataacagcctcctctcttctgggaatgctttccaatagatgttggaacattgctgcggggacttcctttcattcagccacaagagcattagtgaggtcgagaaCTCGTTGGGGCGATTTAaccctggctcgcagtctgcgttccaattcatcctaaaggtgttcgatggagttgatgtcagggctctgtgcatccagtcaagttcttccacatcgatctcgacaaaccctttctgtatggacctcgctttgtgcacgggggcattgtcatgctgaaacaggaaagggctatccccaaaatgttgccacaaatttggaagcacagaatcgtctatgtaatgtaattgtatgctgtatcgttaaaatgtcccttcactggaactaagggacctagcccgaaccgtgaaaaacagccccagaccattattcatcttccaccaaactttacagttggcactatgcattgaggcaggtagcgttttcctggcatctgccaaacccagattcattctTCGGACTCCCAGATGGTgacgcgtgattcatcactccagagaaagcggttctactgctccagagtccaatggcagcaagctttacaccactccagacgacacttggcattgcgcatggtgatcttaagcttgtgtgcggctgcttgcccatggaaacccatttcatgaagctcccaacgaacagttcttgcgctgacgttgcttctagaggcagtttggaacttgatagtgagtgctgcaaccgaggacaaacAATTTCTATGCGCTTCAGCaattggcggtcccgttctgtgtggcctaccacttcgcggctgagccgtcgTTGCCCCTTCacaacgtttccacttcacaataacagcacttacagttgaccggggcagctctagtaaggcagaaatgtgacaaactgactggttggaaaggtggcatcctatgacagtgtcaTATTGAAAGTTacaactcttcagtaaggccattctacagccaatgtttgtatatggagattgcatggctgtgtgctaggTTTTAcccgtcagcaacaggtgtgtctGAAATTacagaatccactcatttaaaggggtgtccacatattagtatgtatatgtacagttgaagtcggaagtttacatacacttaggttggagtcattaaaactcatttttcaaccactccaaaaatgtcctgataaactaaagttttggcaagtcggttaagacaactactttgtgcatgacacaagtaatttttccaacaattgtttacagacagattatttcacttataattcactgtctcacaattccagtgggtcagaagtttacatacactaaattgactgtgcctttaaacagcttggaaaattccagaaaattatgtcatcaCTTTAGACGCTTCTGTTAgactaattaacataatttgagtcaattggaggtgtacctgtggatgtatttcaaggcctaccttcaaactcagtgcctctttgcttgacatcatgggaaaatcaaaagaaatcagccaagacctccataagtctggttcatccttgggagcaatttccaaacgcctgaaggtaccacgttcatctgtacaaacaatagtacgcaagtataaacaccatgggaccacgcagccgtcataccactcaggaaggagacgcattctgtctcctagagatgaacattctTTGGTGACAAAAACGCAAATCaaactcagaacaacagcaaaggaccttgtttcctccggcatcttcacaggtacaaaagtatctatatccatagtaaaatgagtcctatatcgacataacctaaaaggccactcagcaaggaagaagccactgctccaaaaccgccataaaaaagccatactatggtttgcaactgcacatggggacaaagattgtactttttgtcctctggtctgatgaaacaaaaatagaactgtttggccataatgaccatcgttatgtttggaaaaaatgggggaggcttgcaagccaaagaacaccatcccaaccatgaagcacaggggtggcagcatcatgttgtggggatgctttgctgcaggagggactggtgcacttcagaaaaatagatggcatcataaggaaagaaaattatgtggatatcagtcaggaagttaaagcttggtcgcaaatgggtcttccaaatggacagtgaccccaagcatactttcaaagttgtggcaaaatggcttaaggacaaagtcaaagtattggagtggccttcacaaagccctgacctcaatcctatagaaaatttgtgggcagaactgaaaaagcgtgtgcgagcaaggaggcctccaaacctgactcagttacaccagctctgtcaggaggaatggaccaaaattcacccaacttattgtgggaagcttgtggaaggcttcccgaaacatttgacccaagttaaacaatttaaaggcaatgctaccaaatactaattgagtgtatgtaaacttctgactcacttggaatgtgaggaaagaaataaaagatgaaataaataattctctactattattctgacatttcacattcttaaaataaagtggtgatcctaactgacctaagacatggaatttttacttgatttaaatgtcaggaattgtgaaaaactgggtttaaatgtatttggctaaggtgtatgtaaacttcaactgtatatatgtatattacaCACACCTTATAGTGGAGGAAATCAATGGAAAACTTCAGTATCAGAGCTGTCCCCACCCACCTGCAGTGCCTCCAGTTGTCCAATGACAGCCAGTAGCTGGGCAGTGCTCATCTCCAGCCTCTTCAGCTGGTGTAGTGTTAGTGACCTCAGCCTCTCTCTGAGTCCCAGTAGAGGGTTGAGGTTGGTCACGGAGGTGTTGGACAGGTCCAGGCTCTCCAGGCGGGACAGGGAACACACATCAGCCAGCCCAGAGTCGTAGAAGTCCACATTGGCCAGGGAGAGGGACCGCAGCCCCTGGAGAGAGCTGAAACAGTGACATGACGGTTCCTCCAGAGAGGACATGGTCAGACCTGTAAGGACCAAGCGCTGCAAGCTCTcctgggggggagagggagaagggggagagtgagagaagattAGTGTTTAGGGGTGTCTAACTGCTGGAGGCTCTCTTATTAGTGTGCTTACCCGGCAGTGTTTGTTGGAGGCAAGGCCATGTAGTATGTCAGAGATTGTGAGGTCAGCGTTGACCCTAGCAGCGTCCAGCTCCAGCAGGCGGTGAGGACAGAGAGCTCTCTGGAATGCCTCGGCAGAGATACGGGCCGTACGAATACACGCACGACGCAGCCGAAGGTACTCACTGCTACGAAACACTCCTACTGTACTGTCATTCAACAGacctagaaacacacacatacacacctttttTGTTAAGAGCGGAGACAAAATCATTTAAGGAATTAGCTCATTACTGCTCTAGACACTGCCTGTTTTGTGTTTTCTACTAATGATCAACGTAAGGATCTAAGCTTGGATCTGTGACGGTTGACTACTTCATCCTCCTTGCTCACCTTCAGTGGCCATCTTAGCCAGCAGCTGGTCAGCTAGCTCCTGGGGAAACAGCAGAGAGTCTCTGAGACAGAGAGATCCATCAGCATGCTTCACACAGAACCTCTCCAGGTTCCTACTGACGTAGGACAGACACAGATCCGTCAGAGATGCAGGGGATGCCTCATCCTGGAACACACAAGGCAAGAGATCACCATTAGACAGTTATGCCCGCACTCCAAGGCAGTATTCCCAAATGGCATACCAAACATTTGAATAGTTATAATGTCCAAAGTTAAAATAGTCGCCAATGAGACCTGTTATCCAGATACAcacaggaggaggtagagaaCGTCTGGTGGTggtaatttgtaaaaaataaaaaataaaataataataataacagacaCCTCCAGCTAAGGACAGGTTTAACTAGCCATCAACGTTACGTTCGCGATCGTGGTGGATCAAATTTCATCAGGTACCGTTAtatagctagcttgctagttactGATTTGCTCTCGAAAACCCAAGGCATTCTAATCAAGGCATTCTGCCTTATCCCAAGGTAGCTAGTTAGTGCCTATGaataggctagctagctaacgttaactgtaTGCCTTTTTCAATCAATGCACGACTGAATTTTAGAAATGTAAAGCGAAAAAAAACTCACCATGTTCAAAGAATTGAAGGCCATATCATGCACAGTGAAACAGACGGGAAGGCTCGACACCTGACCAAAAATAAATATAGCTTTAGCCTCGGCTCGTCTTGTTAACTTGCTACTGTACCTAGATAGCCTAATCTAGCTGAAACTAGTTGTTGCGAAGAGCTaacaactaacgttagctagctaacttgttgGTACGAAAAGAGATGTTCCTGCAACATTTTCAGACCATGTCCGTTAGTTAACAGGGCTAATACTTCTCTCTAAAGCAACACACAGCCAGTTTGAACGTAAACATTCACCGGAGAAAACGATATATGTAGCTATTTTTGTTGACAGACAGTAACAAAGGTCATGACACAGGAAGTACATCACCAGCTAGGAAGCTATTATTTACAGTCTATGCTAGGAATATACAGGGCGCTTTCGAGGATAAATGTTGTCTAGTCCCTTTCAAAGGTTGTTGCATTATGAGAATACAAATTGTCCGACTGCGCCTGTAGTATATGGAGCTATACACCTTTAATGTTGTTGTGATCAAAGGTCATTCGTTTTTTTTTATGAAGTCGCTTTCAAGTCACTGGTCATGGCTAGAAGGTATCCAGCTTTTGTAAAATAACGTCAAAGGTATATTTGTTTCGAATTTTAGCAACCCGTTTCCAAACCTTAACcgaattatcctaacctgctgtgttaatTATCCAaccctgctacgaaaagtcaaatCGGACGTTAATTCTTGGTTGGGCTGCCAATTTTTGAAGAAAGTTTGGAGTGAAATTTGCTGTATGAATTTCATTGCCCCCTGGCACAACCCCTAGTTGGGGATTCTGGGGGTTCTCCCCCGGGAATATTTTATTGTTTTTAAGCTCATTTTCTGTCATTCTATTTATTTTGACATGGTTTAGGCCTATGACCAGGGTGGAACATTTCAGCATGCTTTGAGCATCAAATGAACACTCAAAATGTGACTACTTTGTTACTTTGAGATTCTGGGGTGATGaaatatactttaaaaaaacatatttttgaggTGGTTTGACACTttattcagacagtaatgaaatgGGGGGACAGGCAAGTGGGAGAAACAGTGGGAAGGTTGGAAGCAGGGATTGATTCCTGTTCTCACGTGGAAAGTTGTAAACAACACATGCTGGGGAGTTTAACCACTACACCAAGGCTCTACTCAGGAAATACTAATATTAATGGTTGATGGCAGTGGGTAACCAAATCATAGATTTCAGTCTCCTTGTCCATAGGTTAGTTTCAAGGTAAGGACACAaatattttgtaatttgggtaCTCCCCGCTTGCGCTCCAGGATGGTTGGCCACCCCTGATCTATGTTTCCTAAGTGCTgagagtttgaaaatgttctTGTTCTCACAATTAATTTCTCAAAATCAACCAACCTTCAAGAAAAATCAAATgaatattcaggtggtttatgcCAACTAGTTGAAGAACTAGTCCTTGCCATCATCTTACTCTACAAAGACAAAATATGATGTGTTTATGAGTTGTGAGTCCTCCTACCATCTATGCCATCTGTGCATGTGCACAAATACTAAAATGTCCTAAAATTATATTTAAGGCCTGGAGCATTCAATATCCAGTGCTTATTTGTATGACTTATTCAATACTGCCCATGAATGGCTGCAAAAATACATAGCCTCATATAATTAATTTTTAAAGACACGAGTAGGCATCAGATTTCAAATATGTTATTACACTGAAAAAAATATGAAGaagtaaaataataaaacaagtGTGGGGAATGGTAATAGTGTTCTTGCTGACAAGCACAATAATTACCCTATATTTTAGCCCATTGTTAAGCAGGAGAATTGTTCCACTGATCAGATATTTAATAGATCAGTTAATAGATATTTAAAACGCACATCCAATCCCTTACATAACTAGACCAATCATATATGCTTCAATGTGCCGCGGTTAACAGTGGAGGGGTAAAACAGGGTAATGatgtgggcctcccgagtggcacagcagtctagagtcgtcactacagacccgggttcgatcctgggctgttttacaaccggccgtgatcaggagtaccatagggcggcgAACAATT encodes the following:
- the LOC112248613 gene encoding protein zyg-11 homolog isoform X2, which gives rise to MAFNSLNMDEASPASLTDLCLSYVSRNLERFCVKHADGSLCLRDSLLFPQELADQLLAKMATEGLLNDSTVGVFRSSEYLRLRRACIRTARISAEAFQRALCPHRLLELDAARVNADLTISDILHGLASNKHCRESLQRLVLTGLTMSSLEEPSCHCFSSLQGLRSLSLANVDFYDSGLADVCSLSRLESLDLSNTSVTNLNPLLGLRERLRSLTLHQLKRLEMSTAQLLAVIGQLEALQHLDISDDKQFTSDVARQLLGEPGILPALVSLDVSGRKQVTDAAVKAFVEERPGMTFVGLLATDAGFSNFLNGKGSLKVTGEANETQICEALRRYSEREGFVREALFHLFSLTHVMEKPRPDILKLVVLGMKNHPATLNVQLAASACVFNLTKQDLAAGIPVRLLGTVTQLLLEAMCTFPNHQQLQKNCLLSLCSDRILQEVPFNRFEAAKLVMQWLCNHEDQNMQRMAVAIISILAAKLSTEQTAQLGAELFIVKLLHIVHQKATQGVVDATLKFTLSALWNLTDESPTTCRHFIENQGLDLFIKVLESFPSESSIQQKVLGLLNNIAEVGELHVELMVQGFLDHICSLLHSPEVEVSYFAAGILAHLTSRGEAAWTLSITLRSDLLEQLHSTILKWPTPVCEMVAYRSFNPFFPLLECFHTPGVQLWAAWAMQHVCSKNAPRYCSMLLEEGGLHQLEKVQTHPDTHADVMRLAESILESLQRHQARTRQTTQTHTHTRCPLQPHTHKEGDKP
- the LOC112248613 gene encoding protein zyg-11 homolog isoform X1; this translates as MAFNSLNMDEASPASLTDLCLSYVSRNLERFCVKHADGSLCLRDSLLFPQELADQLLAKMATEGLLNDSTVGVFRSSEYLRLRRACIRTARISAEAFQRALCPHRLLELDAARVNADLTISDILHGLASNKHCRESLQRLVLTGLTMSSLEEPSCHCFSSLQGLRSLSLANVDFYDSGLADVCSLSRLESLDLSNTSVTNLNPLLGLRERLRSLTLHQLKRLEMSTAQLLAVIGQLEALQHLDISDDKQFTSDVARQLLGEPGILPALVSLDVSGRKQVTDAAVKAFVEERPGMTFVGLLATDAGFSNFLNGKGSLKVTGEANETQICEALRRYSEREGFVREALFHLFSLTHVMEKPRPDILKLVVLGMKNHPATLNVQLAASACVFNLTKQDLAAGIPVRLLGTVTQLLLEAMCTFPNHQQLQKNCLLSLCSDRILQEVPFNRFEAAKLVMQWLCNHEDQNMQRMAVAIISILAAKLSTEQTAQLGAELFIVKQLLHIVHQKATQGVVDATLKFTLSALWNLTDESPTTCRHFIENQGLDLFIKVLESFPSESSIQQKVLGLLNNIAEVGELHVELMVQGFLDHICSLLHSPEVEVSYFAAGILAHLTSRGEAAWTLSITLRSDLLEQLHSTILKWPTPVCEMVAYRSFNPFFPLLECFHTPGVQLWAAWAMQHVCSKNAPRYCSMLLEEGGLHQLEKVQTHPDTHADVMRLAESILESLQRHQARTRQTTQTHTHTRCPLQPHTHKEGDKP
- the LOC112248613 gene encoding protein zyg-11 homolog isoform X3, whose translation is MAFNSLNMDEASPASLTDLCLSYVSRNLERFCVKHADGSLCLRDSLLFPQELADQLLAKMATEGLLNDSTVGVFRSSEYLRLRRACIRTARISAEAFQRALCPHRLLELDAARVNADLTISDILHGLASNKHCRESLQRLVLTGLTMSSLEEPSCHCFSSLQGLRSLSLANVDFYDSGLADVCSLSRLESLDLSNTSVTNLNPLLGLRERLRSLTLHQLKRLEMSTAQLLAVIGQLEALQHLDISDDKQFTSDVARQLLGEPGILPALVSLDVSGRKQVTDAAVKAFVEERPGMTFVGLLATDAGFSNFLNGKGSLKVTGEANETQICEALRRYSEREGFVREALFHLFSLTHVMEKPRPDILKLVVLGMKNHPATLNVQLAASACVFNLTKQDLAAGIPVRLLGTVTQLLLEAMCTFPNHQQLQKNCLLSLCSDRILQEVPFNRFEAAKLVMQWLCNHEDQNMQRMAVAIISILAAKLSTEQTAQLGAELFIVKQLLHIVHQKATQGVVDATLKFTLSALWNLTDESPTTCRHFIENQGLDLFIKVLESFPSESSIQQKVLGLLNNIAEVGELHVELMVQGFLDHICSLLHSPEVEVSYFAAGILAHLTSRGEAAWTLSITLSTLPS